One genomic segment of Gottschalkia acidurici 9a includes these proteins:
- the def gene encoding peptide deformylase: MAIRQLRFEDDEILRKKSRVVETIDEKIKILVEDMIETMYKEEGVGLAAPQVGILKRVVVVDIGEGPITMINPEILSEEGETIDFEGCLSVPGKRGKVNRPFKVKVKFTDINGEEKTLEGEDFLARAFCHEIDHLDGILYIDRVIGEIEE; the protein is encoded by the coding sequence ATGGCGATTAGACAGTTAAGATTTGAAGATGATGAAATACTAAGAAAAAAATCTAGAGTCGTAGAAACTATAGATGAAAAGATAAAGATACTAGTAGAAGATATGATAGAAACTATGTATAAAGAAGAAGGAGTAGGTCTTGCAGCACCTCAAGTAGGTATATTGAAAAGAGTTGTAGTTGTAGATATTGGAGAAGGTCCAATAACTATGATAAATCCAGAAATATTATCTGAAGAAGGTGAAACTATAGATTTTGAAGGATGTTTAAGTGTTCCAGGAAAAAGAGGAAAAGTAAATAGACCTTTCAAAGTAAAAGTAAAGTTTACAGATATCAATGGAGAAGAGAAAACTCTAGAAGGTGAAGACTTCTTAGCGAGAGCTTTTTGCCATGAAATAGATCATCTAGATGGAATACTATATATAGATAGAGTAATAGGAGAAATTGAAGAATAG